One genomic segment of Protaetiibacter intestinalis includes these proteins:
- a CDS encoding GmrSD restriction endonuclease domain-containing protein produces the protein MKTDVTTPQGIFGMPQHLTVPIYQRPYVWTEDEQWGPLWADIRRVADHRLGTVGSDATHFLGAVVTQQAEAAPVGVQEFLIVDGQQRLTTLQLVIDATAAAFAARGLDSLTGQLEFLTHNGAMFVGANDTGLKFRHTNRDREAFDEVMQAEPPVDHANLKNYGSLIVQAHEYFASRVGQWLDEGPHPVPVRADALSVALQNALQLVVIRLEASEDSQEIFETLNARGTPLTAADLIKNFVFQRLKLEGQDQAKVYQEAWPFESRFWEEELSVGRYTTTRSALFLGQWLVSRVGQEVSPRSTFTRFKFYVEQESTASMVELLGVIAQQADFYRSVTERSADRFANLDRIALHVSRMSVAQTEITKPILLWLTQPGSLYSDATVGRVLATVESWIVRRRLLRLQSSDQGRIAALLIESARKASDSEVVGVVEQFLAGQQFASTYWPGDEEITTALATEAFYRRYSQPMQRMFLQAVEDWYRGYTGPSPSKTGVRAPRDKQQVEHILPRAWKAHWPVGDLAAQADRDDHVNRLGNLTLITGSLNASVSNGEWLGTKGKRAALNTHDTFLMNRRLYEMSEGGWDEHLIDARTVELTRALLDTWPVPAGHEGKVTDRTSRLSKATASYAHLINAGLLEVGTVLVCVDPRWPEARCEVLPGGQVLCEGEVFGSPAAAARKVRGGSGNAWWFWRVEDGPLLNELREQLLDGAD, from the coding sequence GTGAAGACCGACGTGACGACTCCGCAGGGCATCTTCGGAATGCCGCAGCACCTGACCGTCCCCATCTACCAGCGCCCGTACGTGTGGACCGAAGACGAGCAGTGGGGGCCGCTCTGGGCCGACATCCGCCGCGTCGCCGATCACCGACTCGGCACCGTCGGGTCGGATGCGACTCACTTCCTGGGCGCCGTCGTCACTCAGCAGGCAGAGGCTGCACCGGTGGGTGTGCAGGAGTTCCTGATCGTCGACGGGCAGCAGCGGCTCACCACCTTGCAGCTCGTGATCGACGCGACGGCGGCAGCGTTCGCCGCCCGCGGGCTCGACTCGCTGACTGGGCAGCTGGAGTTCCTCACCCACAATGGGGCGATGTTCGTCGGCGCGAACGACACGGGCCTCAAGTTCCGCCACACGAATCGCGACCGAGAGGCCTTCGACGAGGTCATGCAGGCCGAGCCGCCCGTGGATCATGCGAACCTGAAGAACTACGGATCGCTCATCGTGCAGGCGCACGAGTACTTCGCTTCGCGGGTCGGGCAGTGGCTCGACGAGGGGCCGCACCCCGTTCCCGTCCGGGCCGACGCCTTGAGCGTGGCTCTCCAGAACGCGCTTCAACTGGTGGTTATCCGCCTGGAGGCGAGCGAGGATTCGCAGGAGATCTTCGAAACCCTCAACGCCCGGGGCACCCCGCTAACAGCCGCAGACCTCATCAAGAACTTCGTGTTCCAGCGACTCAAGCTCGAAGGGCAGGATCAGGCGAAGGTCTACCAGGAGGCGTGGCCGTTCGAGTCGCGGTTCTGGGAGGAGGAGCTCAGTGTCGGCCGCTACACGACGACTCGTAGCGCGCTGTTCCTCGGTCAGTGGCTGGTGTCGCGCGTAGGGCAAGAAGTGAGCCCACGGTCGACGTTCACCCGCTTCAAGTTCTACGTGGAACAGGAGAGCACCGCGTCGATGGTCGAGTTGCTCGGCGTGATCGCGCAGCAGGCCGACTTCTATCGTTCGGTCACGGAGCGAAGTGCCGACCGATTCGCGAACCTCGACCGAATCGCACTCCATGTTTCGAGGATGTCGGTGGCCCAGACCGAGATAACCAAGCCCATCCTGCTCTGGCTCACCCAGCCCGGCAGCCTGTACTCGGACGCGACGGTCGGGCGCGTTCTCGCGACGGTCGAGAGCTGGATCGTGCGCCGTCGACTGCTGCGGCTGCAGAGCAGCGATCAGGGCCGCATCGCCGCACTGTTGATCGAGAGCGCGCGCAAGGCGTCTGACTCCGAGGTGGTTGGCGTCGTGGAGCAATTCCTCGCCGGGCAGCAGTTCGCGAGCACGTACTGGCCCGGCGACGAGGAGATCACGACCGCTCTCGCCACCGAAGCGTTCTATCGCCGGTACTCCCAGCCGATGCAGCGGATGTTCCTGCAGGCTGTCGAGGACTGGTATCGCGGGTACACCGGGCCGTCCCCGTCGAAGACCGGCGTGCGGGCGCCGCGCGACAAGCAGCAGGTGGAGCACATCCTTCCGCGGGCCTGGAAAGCACACTGGCCGGTCGGTGATCTCGCCGCGCAGGCCGATCGCGACGACCATGTCAACCGCCTGGGCAACCTGACGCTCATCACGGGCTCGCTCAACGCATCTGTGTCGAACGGTGAGTGGCTGGGAACGAAGGGGAAGCGCGCGGCGCTCAACACCCATGACACATTCCTGATGAACCGGCGACTGTACGAAATGTCGGAAGGTGGCTGGGACGAGCATCTGATCGACGCGCGCACAGTGGAGCTCACGCGTGCGCTGTTGGACACCTGGCCGGTTCCGGCGGGTCACGAGGGCAAGGTGACGGATCGCACGTCGCGGCTCAGCAAAGCGACGGCCAGCTACGCCCACTTGATCAATGCCGGGCTGCTCGAGGTGGGGACCGTTCTCGTCTGCGTCGACCCGCGCTGGCCGGAGGCACGGTGTGAAGTGCTGCCCGGCGGGCAGGTGCTGTGCGAGGGCGAGGTATTCGGCTCGCCCGCGGCCGCGGCACGCAAGGTCAGGGGAGGGTCCGGCAACGCGTGGTGGTTCTGGCGCGTGGAGGATGGACCGCTCCTCAACGAGCTGCGCGAGCAGTTGCTGGATGGGGCGGACTGA
- a CDS encoding exonuclease domain-containing protein: MPGPGFAVIDLETTGLFPGGHDRIVELAVVHVDDHGLITGRWETLLNPGRDLGPQQIHGIRSADILDAPSFAEVVPQLVELLAGRVPVSHNARFDSGFLFAELEAAGVELWQRPEFLCTMLLARDYLPGSGRALADCCDAFDIPLEGAHRASVDALATASLLSAYMAADPNTSLWFEALERASAFGWPPVPDVVVTHAWCARPEAVAEITAATFLERITRKLPEFAGPAEQSEYLAMLDRALIDRHISATEAHALVALAEELGIDRSTVVGLHRRYFDDLTAVAWADGELTEAELADLVAVADLLDIPTGAIGTATDASRWVAASASADSSAHRFALAPGDLVVLTGEMSLPRSAIELELVSRGYTPWPAVTKKVALVVAADPDSLSGKARKARDYGIPVVGESALWGLLGT; this comes from the coding sequence ATGCCCGGACCCGGCTTCGCCGTGATCGACCTGGAGACGACGGGGCTGTTCCCCGGCGGCCACGACCGCATCGTCGAGCTCGCCGTGGTGCACGTCGACGACCATGGCCTCATCACCGGCAGGTGGGAGACGCTGCTCAACCCGGGGCGCGACCTCGGGCCGCAGCAGATCCACGGCATCCGGTCCGCCGACATCCTGGACGCGCCGAGCTTCGCGGAGGTTGTACCGCAGCTCGTGGAGCTGCTCGCGGGGCGGGTGCCGGTGTCCCACAACGCGCGGTTCGACTCGGGGTTCCTGTTCGCCGAGCTGGAGGCGGCGGGAGTGGAGCTGTGGCAGCGTCCGGAGTTCCTCTGCACGATGTTGCTCGCGCGCGACTACCTGCCGGGTTCGGGCCGCGCGCTCGCCGACTGCTGCGACGCGTTCGACATCCCGCTCGAGGGAGCGCACCGCGCGAGCGTCGACGCGCTCGCGACGGCGAGCCTGCTGTCGGCGTACATGGCAGCGGACCCGAATACCTCGCTCTGGTTCGAGGCACTCGAGCGTGCGTCGGCGTTCGGGTGGCCGCCGGTTCCGGATGTCGTGGTGACGCACGCGTGGTGCGCGCGACCCGAGGCGGTCGCCGAGATCACGGCGGCGACCTTCCTGGAGCGCATCACCCGCAAGCTGCCGGAGTTCGCGGGGCCCGCCGAGCAGTCGGAGTACCTGGCGATGCTCGACCGCGCCCTCATCGATCGCCACATCTCGGCGACGGAGGCGCATGCGCTTGTGGCGCTCGCGGAGGAGCTCGGCATTGACCGCAGCACCGTGGTGGGGTTGCATCGCCGCTACTTCGACGATCTCACCGCCGTCGCGTGGGCCGACGGCGAGCTGACCGAGGCGGAGCTCGCCGACCTCGTGGCGGTCGCCGACCTGCTCGACATCCCGACGGGGGCGATCGGTACGGCGACGGATGCGTCGCGCTGGGTCGCGGCGTCCGCATCCGCTGATTCCTCGGCGCACCGTTTCGCGCTCGCGCCGGGTGACCTGGTGGTGCTGACGGGCGAGATGAGCCTGCCGCGCTCGGCGATCGAACTCGAACTCGTCTCGCGCGGCTACACGCCCTGGCCCGCCGTGACGAAGAAGGTGGCGCTCGTCGTGGCCGCCGACCCGGACTCCTTGTCGGGCAAGGCGCGCAAGGCACGCGACTACGGGATCCCGGTGGTGGGGGAGAGCGCGTTGTGGGGGCTGCTGGGGACGTGA
- a CDS encoding SDR family oxidoreductase, whose protein sequence is MKVFVTGASGWIGSAAVAELLERGHEVAALARSDASAAAVEAAGARAVRGELTDVEVIRRAAGDADGVVHLGFVHDFTNYEASGRIERAVVEAYGEALAGSDRPLVIASGLAGFGVLGRPIVESDVSGWIGPDAPRGGSEQLALSFAERGIRSVSVRFAPTVHGVGGDHGFMARLADIARSTGVAGYPGDGTNRWPAVNRLDAGRLVALALESAPAGSVVHAVAEEGIPMRRIAELLGAALALPVGPIDEAQLAERFGWLARFVAADLPASSARTRELLGWEPTHPTLAEDIAAGGYGTAARLAG, encoded by the coding sequence GTGAAGGTTTTCGTGACGGGTGCGAGCGGCTGGATCGGTTCCGCAGCGGTCGCCGAACTGTTGGAGCGCGGACACGAGGTGGCGGCACTGGCGCGCAGCGATGCGTCGGCCGCCGCCGTCGAGGCCGCGGGCGCCCGTGCGGTGCGCGGCGAGCTGACGGACGTCGAGGTGATCCGCCGTGCCGCGGGCGACGCGGACGGGGTGGTGCACCTCGGGTTCGTGCACGACTTCACGAACTACGAGGCATCGGGGCGCATCGAGCGCGCCGTCGTCGAGGCGTACGGCGAGGCGCTGGCAGGCAGCGACCGCCCGCTCGTGATCGCCTCCGGGCTCGCGGGCTTCGGTGTGCTCGGTCGCCCGATCGTCGAGTCGGATGTGTCGGGCTGGATCGGCCCGGACGCCCCGCGCGGCGGCAGCGAGCAGCTCGCGCTGTCGTTCGCCGAGCGCGGCATCCGCTCGGTGTCGGTGCGGTTCGCACCGACCGTGCACGGGGTGGGCGGCGACCACGGGTTCATGGCGCGGCTCGCCGACATCGCCCGCAGCACCGGTGTGGCCGGCTATCCGGGTGACGGCACGAATCGCTGGCCGGCCGTCAACCGGCTCGACGCGGGCCGCCTCGTGGCGCTCGCTCTCGAGTCGGCACCGGCCGGGTCGGTGGTACACGCGGTGGCCGAGGAGGGCATCCCGATGCGCCGCATCGCCGAGCTGCTCGGCGCCGCGCTCGCGCTGCCGGTCGGGCCCATCGACGAGGCGCAGCTGGCCGAGCGCTTCGGCTGGCTCGCCCGCTTCGTCGCGGCCGACCTCCCCGCGTCGAGCGCCCGCACACGCGAGCTGCTCGGCTGGGAGCCCACGCATCCGACCCTCGCGGAGGACATCGCGGCGGGCGGCTACGGCACGGCGGCGCGGCTCGCGGGCTGA
- a CDS encoding helix-turn-helix domain-containing protein encodes MARWLPGARGRLAAAALELATERGYDQTTVADIAARAGVTERTYYRHFADKREAFFGGSDTLIEQLRQAIVQADAALPPVAAAAAGARAMAAQLTDVEHSRLRARVVASDDALRERELLKLASLSTAAAAALRERGTAALPAGLLGDAAVSAFARGIEQWLEEGGELTAHVDAAFAAIGAALGG; translated from the coding sequence ATGGCACGATGGCTACCCGGGGCACGCGGCCGCCTCGCCGCGGCCGCCCTCGAGCTCGCCACCGAGCGCGGCTACGACCAGACGACCGTCGCCGACATCGCCGCCCGCGCCGGCGTCACCGAACGCACCTACTACCGCCACTTCGCCGACAAGCGCGAGGCCTTCTTCGGCGGCTCCGACACCCTCATCGAGCAGCTCCGGCAGGCGATCGTCCAGGCGGATGCCGCGCTGCCCCCGGTCGCGGCCGCCGCCGCCGGTGCGCGGGCGATGGCGGCCCAGCTCACCGACGTCGAGCATTCGCGCCTGCGGGCCCGCGTCGTCGCATCCGACGACGCCCTCCGCGAGCGCGAGCTGCTGAAGCTCGCCAGCCTCTCGACCGCCGCCGCCGCCGCCCTGCGCGAGCGCGGCACGGCGGCGCTCCCGGCGGGGCTGCTCGGCGACGCCGCGGTCTCGGCCTTCGCGCGGGGCATCGAGCAGTGGCTCGAGGAGGGCGGCGAACTGACCGCGCACGTCGATGCGGCGTTCGCCGCGATCGGGGCGGCGCTCGGCGGCTGA
- a CDS encoding ferredoxin reductase domain-containing protein: MTAARSHPPVTASAALASYPRAALRPLFFRTRWPRATAHDRALLDYQLALPRILRRRPVRFVVREVRVVSAHGEGGIRELTLEAEARAVPGDMLYLGWRNAPDAVAAVLPAGAADAVLPYWTTPAPGVPSRRARATSAELAATVLDLADALAAQFPELPRAAPRMVPRVFTLSGVRSLGGGRQELRVLVSHHAAWPSRAAAHLHRVVPGEALAGWVLPHPHRLPPLHGALGDGVAVVTGSGIAGVLAALRSGVAGRPWLVWGLRGEPAPWLRAELDGYAAAGAIRRLDVVDSRAASGLRRVTDVLASASDAVAADLASGAWLYVSGHAAMADPVRAAVTAAAGPDTVERLQATLRYVEST; encoded by the coding sequence GTGACCGCGGCCCGCTCCCACCCGCCCGTGACGGCATCCGCCGCGCTCGCGAGCTACCCGCGGGCGGCGCTGCGGCCGCTGTTCTTCCGCACCCGCTGGCCGCGCGCCACCGCGCACGACCGCGCGCTGCTCGACTACCAGCTCGCGCTGCCGCGCATCCTGCGTCGTCGGCCCGTCCGGTTCGTGGTGCGGGAGGTGCGCGTCGTGTCGGCGCACGGCGAGGGCGGCATCCGCGAGCTGACCCTCGAGGCCGAGGCCCGCGCCGTTCCGGGTGACATGCTCTACCTCGGCTGGCGGAACGCGCCGGATGCCGTGGCCGCGGTGCTGCCCGCGGGCGCGGCGGATGCGGTGCTGCCGTACTGGACGACCCCCGCGCCGGGCGTGCCGTCGCGGCGCGCCCGTGCGACGTCGGCGGAGCTCGCGGCGACCGTGCTCGACCTCGCGGATGCGCTGGCTGCGCAGTTCCCCGAGCTGCCGCGCGCGGCCCCGCGGATGGTGCCGCGCGTCTTCACGCTCTCGGGCGTGCGCTCCCTGGGGGGCGGTCGCCAGGAGCTGCGGGTCCTCGTGAGCCACCACGCGGCGTGGCCGTCGCGCGCCGCCGCCCACCTGCACCGGGTGGTGCCGGGGGAGGCGCTCGCGGGGTGGGTGCTGCCGCATCCGCACCGCCTGCCGCCGCTGCACGGGGCGCTGGGCGACGGCGTCGCGGTGGTGACCGGCTCGGGTATCGCGGGCGTGCTCGCGGCCCTGCGCTCCGGCGTGGCGGGGCGCCCGTGGCTCGTGTGGGGCCTGCGCGGCGAGCCGGCACCGTGGTTGCGCGCGGAGCTGGATGGCTATGCGGCGGCGGGCGCCATCCGCCGTCTCGACGTCGTCGACTCGCGTGCCGCATCCGGCCTGCGCCGCGTGACGGATGTGCTGGCCAGCGCATCCGACGCGGTCGCCGCCGACCTCGCCTCGGGCGCCTGGCTCTACGTCTCGGGCCACGCCGCGATGGCCGACCCGGTGCGCGCCGCGGTCACCGCGGCCGCGGGCCCCGACACCGTCGAGCGTCTGCAGGCGACCCTGCGCTACGTCGAGTCCACCTAG
- a CDS encoding MATE family efflux transporter, translated as MSDASTTTPEARPEQAPASGFRRIGILRLSWPLLVVTLVTLLAVIADTVILSVGSPELNAAVSTANQLLGIPYDLSVLFSIGALVVIAQLLGAGRLASARRATIIALRANTALGLAIVVALAVLGPWLVSVVNTPDELVGESLVYLYAVLGGVLFNAYLVVATAILRAYGRTVVILVLGLALNLSYLVMQYVFILVLDMGAAGAALSTTLARGGTAVIVAWVVYRRTGAHLFSKLPPREAETGAVRMAKLSVPTVVENAAYNVGILVLVSFVNLLGTDAINARSYALTLTALVTGIVLALAQANETIVGWDTGGRTPAHARRLTLRVAAWAAGASVVLALVLWYFADAVLSIFGANADVVAGAREVLLLSVVLLPLAAVTAVVYGALRSTGDVVVPMVYSIASSVVVLVPLAWIFVGVLGWGLSGAWWALIAAEAVKATLLLARWLRGRWAARAPITS; from the coding sequence GTGAGCGACGCCAGCACCACCACACCCGAGGCCCGACCCGAGCAGGCGCCCGCATCCGGATTCCGGCGCATCGGCATCCTGCGCCTCAGCTGGCCGCTGCTCGTCGTCACCCTCGTGACGCTGCTCGCGGTGATCGCCGACACGGTCATCCTCAGCGTGGGCTCGCCCGAGCTGAACGCCGCCGTGTCGACCGCGAACCAGCTGCTCGGCATTCCGTACGACCTGTCGGTGCTGTTCTCGATCGGCGCACTCGTCGTGATCGCGCAGCTGCTCGGGGCGGGGCGGCTCGCATCCGCCCGCCGCGCCACCATCATCGCCCTGCGCGCCAACACCGCCCTCGGGCTCGCGATCGTCGTCGCGCTCGCGGTGCTCGGGCCGTGGCTCGTGTCGGTCGTCAACACGCCCGACGAGCTCGTGGGGGAGAGCCTCGTGTACCTCTACGCGGTGCTCGGCGGGGTGCTGTTCAACGCGTACCTCGTGGTGGCGACCGCCATCCTGCGCGCCTACGGGCGCACCGTCGTGATCCTCGTGCTGGGCCTCGCGCTCAACCTCAGCTACCTCGTGATGCAGTACGTGTTCATCCTGGTGCTCGACATGGGGGCGGCCGGCGCCGCGCTCTCGACGACCCTCGCCCGCGGCGGCACCGCCGTGATCGTGGCGTGGGTGGTCTACCGGCGCACCGGCGCGCACCTGTTCTCGAAGCTGCCGCCGCGCGAGGCCGAGACCGGGGCGGTGCGGATGGCGAAGCTGTCGGTGCCGACCGTCGTCGAGAACGCCGCCTACAACGTCGGCATCCTGGTGCTCGTGTCGTTCGTGAACCTGCTCGGCACCGACGCCATCAACGCGCGCTCCTACGCGCTCACCCTCACGGCGCTCGTCACGGGCATCGTGCTCGCGCTCGCGCAGGCGAACGAGACGATCGTCGGCTGGGACACCGGCGGGCGCACCCCGGCGCACGCCCGCCGCCTGACGCTGCGGGTGGCCGCCTGGGCGGCCGGCGCCTCGGTGGTGCTCGCGCTCGTGCTCTGGTACTTCGCCGATGCCGTGCTCTCGATCTTCGGCGCCAACGCCGACGTCGTGGCGGGCGCCCGCGAGGTGCTGCTGCTGAGCGTCGTGCTGCTGCCGCTCGCCGCGGTGACCGCCGTCGTCTACGGCGCGCTGCGCTCCACCGGCGACGTCGTGGTGCCGATGGTGTACTCGATCGCCTCGAGCGTCGTCGTGCTCGTGCCGCTCGCCTGGATCTTCGTGGGGGTGCTCGGCTGGGGCCTCTCGGGGGCGTGGTGGGCGCTCATCGCCGCGGAGGCCGTGAAGGCGACCCTGCTGCTCGCGCGCTGGCTGCGCGGGCGGTGGGCTGCACGCGCACCCATCACCTCGTGA
- the crcB gene encoding fluoride efflux transporter CrcB has translation MTPVLFLVVALAGGLGAVARFMLDGAIRSRVGTRMPWGTLTINLSGSFALGLIVGLVGAGAFGGEWQWALGTGFLGGYTTFSTASFETVRLLQERRLGAGLVNALAQLVAATALAGLGLWLGGLA, from the coding sequence ATGACGCCCGTGCTGTTCCTGGTGGTCGCGCTCGCGGGCGGCCTGGGTGCCGTCGCGCGCTTCATGCTCGACGGCGCGATCCGTTCGCGCGTCGGCACGCGGATGCCGTGGGGCACCCTCACGATCAACCTCTCGGGCTCGTTCGCCCTGGGGCTCATCGTGGGGCTCGTCGGCGCGGGCGCGTTCGGCGGCGAGTGGCAGTGGGCGCTCGGTACCGGGTTCCTCGGCGGCTACACGACGTTCTCGACGGCGAGCTTCGAGACGGTGCGCCTGCTGCAGGAGCGTCGTCTCGGGGCGGGGCTCGTGAACGCCCTCGCGCAGCTCGTGGCGGCGACGGCGCTCGCGGGGCTCGGGCTCTGGCTCGGCGGGCTCGCCTGA
- a CDS encoding fluoride efflux transporter FluC has protein sequence MADEFAELPLDPDVEVVEAPPGPPTPVHLRPAYLAVVFAGGAAGTAAREGLGLLIPATGGVPWAILAANLAGAFALGVLLEALVRRGADHGIRRTLRLLLGTGFMGGFTTYSALATDTAALVGAGDGWLATAYAVGTVVVGAIATIAGIMLAAAAHRARFGATEGAVG, from the coding sequence ATGGCCGACGAGTTCGCCGAGCTGCCGCTCGATCCGGATGTCGAGGTCGTCGAGGCGCCGCCCGGGCCGCCGACCCCCGTGCACCTGCGCCCCGCGTACCTCGCGGTGGTGTTCGCGGGTGGGGCCGCCGGAACGGCCGCGCGCGAGGGGCTGGGGCTCCTGATCCCGGCCACCGGCGGGGTGCCGTGGGCGATCCTCGCCGCGAACCTCGCGGGAGCGTTCGCGCTCGGGGTGCTGCTGGAGGCGCTCGTGCGCCGCGGGGCGGACCACGGCATCCGCCGTACCCTGCGGCTGCTGCTCGGCACCGGCTTCATGGGCGGCTTCACCACCTACAGCGCCCTCGCCACCGACACGGCGGCGCTCGTGGGGGCGGGCGACGGCTGGCTCGCGACCGCGTACGCGGTCGGCACGGTCGTCGTGGGGGCGATCGCCACGATCGCGGGCATCATGCTCGCCGCCGCGGCCCACCGCGCCCGCTTCGGCGCCACCGAGGGGGCGGTCGGATGA
- a CDS encoding ribbon-helix-helix domain-containing protein, producing the protein MSSVKVSVSIPHDDLAYLDTQTLSGRYASRSAALHDAIRMLRESELADAYAEAYGEWQDDEWENTAADGLGA; encoded by the coding sequence ATGAGCAGTGTCAAGGTCAGCGTCAGCATCCCCCACGACGACCTCGCCTACCTCGACACGCAGACCCTCTCCGGGCGGTACGCGAGCCGCTCCGCGGCGCTGCACGACGCGATCCGGATGCTGCGCGAGAGCGAGCTGGCCGACGCCTACGCGGAGGCGTACGGCGAGTGGCAGGACGACGAGTGGGAGAACACGGCCGCCGACGGGCTCGGCGCGTGA
- a CDS encoding type II toxin-antitoxin system PemK/MazF family toxin gives MSGVLLRRGAIVLVDLDPVIGSEAARSRPAVIVSNNTANAAAMRANGVITVVPVTSNISRVYPFQVLLPASTTGLARDSKAQAEQVRSVAVARVRSAAGWATSELMDELDAALRLHLAL, from the coding sequence GTGAGCGGGGTGCTGCTGCGCCGAGGTGCGATCGTGCTCGTCGACCTCGACCCGGTGATCGGCTCGGAAGCCGCCCGCTCACGACCCGCCGTGATCGTGAGCAACAACACGGCGAACGCCGCGGCGATGCGCGCGAACGGGGTCATCACCGTCGTGCCCGTCACGAGCAACATCTCCCGCGTCTACCCCTTCCAGGTGCTGCTGCCCGCGAGCACCACAGGGCTCGCCCGCGACTCGAAGGCGCAGGCCGAGCAGGTCCGCAGCGTGGCGGTGGCGCGCGTCCGGTCGGCCGCGGGATGGGCGACGAGCGAGCTCATGGACGAGCTCGACGCGGCCCTGCGGCTGCACCTGGCGCTGTAG
- a CDS encoding amidase yields MIDVVETPIARLRAALEEGETTAVELVAAYLARIDALDGELNAVVVRNAAAFDEARASDERRAAGETLGPLDGIPYTAKDSYLVRGLTAAAGSPAFAELMAQRDAFTIERLRESGAICLGLTNMPPMANGGMQRGLYGRAESPYNREFLTAPFASGSSNGSGTATAASFAAFGLGEETWSSGRGPASSNGLCAYTPSRGVISVRGNWPLVPPMDVVVPHTRTMAELLEVLDVIVADDADTRGDFWRTQPWVPIPKPSEVRPVSYPALLPDEPSDAVLELAGRRFGVPRMYINADAEAGVGSTGIGGPTGERIVTRESVMERWEAARAVLEGAGAIVVEVDFPAVSNYEGDRAGAPTVATRGLVGPEYLRRELLDLAAWAWDDFLRANGDPAIPGLAGVDGARIFPHPPGALPDRYTGFDDDIAGYPAWVRTHPHAGLRDIPELEGGIRGLEETRRLDLEEWLEAERLDAVVFPAVADVGAADMDVDPDAADAGWRNGVWVANGNLAIRHLGIPTVTVPMGLMRDIGMPVGLTFAGRAWDDTALLRYAAAFEALAPGRVPPPLPRV; encoded by the coding sequence GTGATCGACGTCGTCGAGACCCCGATCGCCCGCCTGCGTGCCGCCCTCGAGGAGGGCGAGACGACCGCGGTCGAGCTCGTCGCGGCCTACCTCGCCCGCATCGACGCCCTCGACGGCGAGCTGAACGCCGTCGTGGTGCGCAACGCTGCAGCGTTCGACGAGGCCCGCGCCTCCGACGAGCGCCGCGCGGCGGGCGAGACCCTCGGGCCGCTCGACGGCATCCCCTACACCGCGAAGGACTCCTACCTCGTGCGCGGCCTCACCGCCGCGGCCGGCAGCCCCGCCTTCGCCGAGCTCATGGCGCAGCGCGACGCGTTCACGATCGAGCGGCTGCGCGAATCCGGGGCCATCTGCCTCGGCCTCACCAACATGCCCCCGATGGCGAACGGCGGCATGCAGCGCGGGCTGTACGGCCGCGCCGAGAGCCCGTACAACCGCGAGTTCCTGACGGCGCCGTTCGCCTCCGGCAGCTCGAACGGCTCGGGCACCGCGACCGCCGCGAGCTTCGCCGCCTTCGGCCTCGGCGAGGAGACCTGGTCGAGCGGTCGCGGCCCCGCGAGCAGCAACGGCCTGTGCGCCTACACTCCCTCGCGCGGCGTCATCTCGGTGCGCGGCAACTGGCCGCTCGTGCCCCCCATGGACGTCGTCGTGCCGCACACCCGCACCATGGCAGAGCTGCTCGAGGTGCTCGACGTGATCGTCGCCGACGACGCAGACACCCGCGGCGACTTCTGGCGCACCCAGCCGTGGGTGCCGATCCCGAAACCCTCCGAGGTGCGGCCGGTGTCGTATCCCGCACTGCTGCCCGACGAACCCTCGGATGCCGTCCTCGAGCTCGCGGGACGTCGCTTCGGGGTGCCGCGCATGTACATCAACGCGGACGCCGAGGCCGGTGTCGGCTCGACCGGCATCGGCGGGCCGACCGGCGAGCGCATCGTGACGCGCGAGTCGGTCATGGAGCGATGGGAGGCGGCGCGCGCGGTGCTCGAGGGGGCGGGCGCGATCGTCGTCGAGGTCGACTTCCCGGCGGTGTCGAACTACGAGGGCGACCGGGCGGGCGCCCCCACGGTCGCCACCCGCGGGCTCGTCGGCCCCGAGTACCTGCGTCGCGAGCTGCTCGACCTCGCGGCGTGGGCGTGGGACGACTTCCTGCGGGCGAACGGCGACCCCGCCATCCCGGGGCTCGCGGGGGTCGACGGGGCGCGCATCTTCCCGCACCCGCCGGGCGCGCTGCCCGACCGGTACACGGGCTTCGACGACGACATCGCGGGCTACCCCGCGTGGGTGCGCACGCACCCGCACGCCGGGCTGCGCGATATCCCCGAGCTCGAGGGCGGCATCCGCGGGCTCGAGGAGACCCGCCGCCTCGACCTCGAGGAGTGGCTGGAGGCCGAGCGCCTCGACGCGGTCGTGTTCCCCGCGGTGGCGGATGTGGGCGCCGCCGACATGGACGTGGACCCGGACGCGGCGGATGCCGGCTGGCGCAACGGCGTGTGGGTGGCGAACGGCAACCTCGCGATCCGGCACCTCGGCATCCCGACGGTGACGGTGCCGATGGGGCTCATGCGCGACATCGGGATGCCGGTGGGGCTCACCTTCGCCGGTCGCGCCTGGGACGACACGGCGCTGCTGCGCTACGCGGCCGCCTTCGAGGCGCTCGCCCCGGGGCGCGTGCCGCCGCCCCTGCCGCGGGTGTGA